From the genome of Gemmatimonas phototrophica, one region includes:
- the accB gene encoding acetyl-CoA carboxylase biotin carboxyl carrier protein has protein sequence MIDLRYVKKLIEMLDGSTVDSIEISSDKGMKLRISKSPQQRGVTVAQAMPAAMPMPAPAVLPAAPAARPAEEGGTVVPKAEAPKSAALEIKSPMVGTFYTAPEPGAKPYVSVGDRISKGQIVCIIEAMKIMNELESEFDGVVREISVSDAHPVEYGQVLYRIDPTG, from the coding sequence ATGATCGACCTGCGCTACGTGAAGAAGCTGATCGAGATGCTCGACGGCTCCACCGTGGATTCCATTGAGATCTCCTCCGACAAGGGGATGAAGCTCCGTATCTCGAAGAGTCCGCAGCAGCGCGGCGTAACCGTAGCGCAGGCCATGCCGGCTGCCATGCCCATGCCCGCACCAGCCGTGTTGCCTGCCGCGCCGGCAGCGCGTCCTGCAGAGGAGGGGGGGACGGTGGTGCCGAAAGCCGAGGCACCGAAGTCTGCGGCCCTCGAGATCAAGTCGCCCATGGTGGGGACGTTCTACACGGCGCCAGAGCCGGGTGCGAAGCCGTACGTGTCGGTCGGCGATCGTATCAGCAAGGGCCAGATCGTCTGCATCATCGAAGCGATGAAGATCATGAACGAGCTAGAGTCGGAGTTCGACGGGGTCGTCCGTGAGATCAGTGTCTCCGACGCGCATCCGGTGGAATACGGCCAAGTCCTCTACCGCATTGATCCAACCGGCTGA